Genomic window (Candidatus Binatia bacterium):
TCGGCACGTCCGGCACCGCGGGCGCGTGCTGCGCGAAGCCGAGGATCGGCGTGTAGGGCATCACCTGGACGAAGAGCCCGTAGTCGCTCCACGAGCCGATCGTGTTGACGTGGATGTCGAGCAGGCGGATGAGCGTGACCTCGGCCCACGCGGTCGCGCTGCCGTAGCGCGCGAGAACGTTGTCGCGGTACGGCGCGGTGCCGATCGTCGGTGCGAAGTCGCCTTCCACGCGCACGCCGACGATGCCCGCGGAGAACATCCCGTGCCCGTCCGGCGTGACGAGCCACCAGACGCCGTCGATCTGCTCGGTGCGGAAGCGTCCGGTCGCGGTGGTCGAGACGCCGAGCCAGCCGCCGAACGGATCGAAGCCGGGCTGCGCGTCCGCGTGCGGCGGGACGGCCAAGTCGGCGACGGCGAGCGCGAGCCAGGCGAGCAGGCCGCAGACGGCGCGGCTCGGGAAGCGCGCCCGCGAGGACGCGGTCGAAGCTGGCACGGGAAGCAGGGCAGGAGCGACGCGTGGCATGGCGGGCGATGTACGCCATTTGGCCGGTGCCGGGGAAGACGTGAAGTCCTCCGGCGCGCGCGTGGCAGGCGCCGCAGCTACCGTCGTCGGCCGGCCGCGGCGCCGGGCTCTCCCGGCTCAGAGCCGGTAGCTGATCTCCGCGCCGAAGGTACGCGGCAGCTGGTAGTAGCGCGTCAACGTTCCGGCCGGCAGCAGGTTGAAGGCGAAGTCGAAGTAGGCCTCGTCGGTGAGGTTCTTCGCCCACAGCGCGACCTCGGCGCGGCCGTCCATGAGCTCGTAGGCGAGGCGCGCGTTGAGTAGGTTGTACCCCGGCTGCGTGCCCTGCGGCACCTCGGGCGCGATGTAGATGACGTCGCTCTGGTAGTACCACTCGAGGCGCGGCGTGATCCAACCGTCGAGCCACGACGGCCCGCCCGGCGAGATCGGGTGCGAGTACTGGACCGCGAGGAACGTCTGCACCTCGGGGACGTACGGGAAGCGCTGTCCGGCGCGATTGATCGGATCGCCGGTCGCGGCGCTCACCGACTCGAAGTCGGTGAAGCGCCCGTGGAACAGCGCGACCGATCCTTGAATCGACAGCCCCTGCATCGGCAGCGCGAGCGCCTCGAGCTCGAGGCCGCGCAGCTTCGCGCTCGCCGCGTTCAGCACGACGGCGCGCGGGTCGAACGCGTTCGTGCTGGCGACGATCGTCTGCACCTGCAGGTCGTCGTAGAGCGACTGGTAGAGCGCGAGGTTCAGCGTCAAGCGGCGGTCGAAGGACGACGTCTTGATGCCGACCTCGGACGAATCGAGGTGCTCGGGCGCGACCGGGTCGATGCCGTCGGGCTGCGTCGGCGTCACCACCGCGTCGAAGCCGCCGCCGCGGAAGCCGCGCGCGTAGGTGAAGTAGGCGAGCGCGTGCTGCAGCGGCGTGCCGTCGAGGAGCGACTCGGGCGCCTTCGCGGCGAGGCTCGCCGTCGGCGTCCACGCGTCGTAGACCCTGCGCGCCGAGTCGGCGAACAGCGGCGTCGGGTTGTCGAACGGTGACGTCCACCAGACGTCCGCGCCCTTCTTCTCCTGCGTGTAGCGCAGGCCGCCGGTGAGGCCCAGCCACGGCGTCAGCTCGTAGGTCCCCTGGCCGAACAGCGCCCAGGTCCAGTTGTCGATGTCGATGCGGTTCTTCGCGCGGATGTTCACGACCTGCGGCAGCGCCCAGATGTCGGCGTCGAGGCCGCCGTCCTCCCATTCCGCGAACACGCCGGCGACGAACGGCAGCCGGCCGTCGAGCGCCGTGCCCGTGACCTGCAGCTCCTGGCTCACCTGCCGCTGGTGACGCGGTCCGCCGTTGCCGATGCCCGCGCCGCCGGCCTCGCTCTGCCGTGCGAGGAAGAAGCGCGTCATGTCGACGTCGATGCGCGCGCGCAGCGTCTGCTCCTGCACCGCGGTCAACGATCGCACCGCGAGCCCGTCGACCAGCCCCGGCAGGTCGATCTTCGCGCGCGCGTCGAGCCACGTGCCCCAGCTCTCGCTGTCGATCAGCGAGGCGACGTCGGACTGCACGTCGAACGGCCGCGACGCCTTGCACGCGTCGAAGTACGTCTCGCCGGTCACGGGATCCGGCGGCAGCAGCGCGCCGAAGGCGCCGGCGGTGCGGAACACGCACTGGCCGCCGCGCTGCTTCGAGTGGTTCTTGGTCCACGACCCGGTGAGGTCGATCGTCGCGTCGTCGGCGGGCACGAAGCGCAAGGTGCCGAGGAACGCGAGCGAGTCGAGGTCGGACAGCGACTCGTCGCGGTACGAGTTCCAGACGTAGCCGTCGCGCTGCGACGAGCCGAACGCGACCCGCGTGAACATCCGGTCGCCGAGCCCCGCGAAGTCGACCGGGAAGTTCAGCATCGCGCGGGTGTCGAGGCTGCCGTAGTTGCCCGGGCGCAGCATCGCCGCCGCGGCGAGGTCTTTTCCTGGCTTGACGGTGTCGACCTTGATCGCGCCGCCGACCGTGTTCTTGCCGTAGAGCGTCCCCTGCGGGCCCCGCAGCACCTCGATCCGCTCGACGTCGACCAGCTCGAGGAGCTGTCCGGCGGCGCGCGGCAGGAAGACGCCGTCGACGTAGACGCCGACCCCGGGATCGAAGGCGAGGCCCGGCAAGAGGCCCGGCGGCGAGCCGACGCCGCGCAGGAAAAACTGCGGCCGTCCCGCTTGATCGCGCGCCACGACCAGGCTCGGCACGAGCTGCTGGATCTGATCGAGGCGGCTCACCTCGGATGCGCGCAGGTCGTCGTTCGACAGCACGGTGACGGAGACCGGCACGTCCTCGAGCGACTCCTCGCGACGCCGCGCCGACACGACGATCTCGTCGATCGCGAACGCCTCGGGCACGATCGCGTCGTCGGTGGCCGGGGCGTCTGCAGCCGCTGCGGGTGAGGCCGTGCTTCCGGCGTCGGCGGGCGTGCTGCCGTCCGCGGCGCGCGCGGGCTTCGGCGTCGGCGCGGCGAGCGGCGCGGGCGTCGCCGCCGGAGCGGAGGCTTCCGCGGCGAGCGACTGCGGCGCTCCTCCTGCGAACGCGAGCGGTGCGATCAGCAGGGCGACGAGGCTGTACCGGCGGAAGCTGTCGAGACGAGCCGGCTCAGACACCCCGGACCGCGAACAGCATCAGGACGTAGATCGTGGTGATCACCGCCAGCCCGACGCGCGGTACGATCTTGAGCTTGACGTGCACGTCTTCCACCACGTCCTGACCGATGTCGGGCCGCCCGATGCCGACCCGGCGCGCGAGGCGGTCCTCCATGAAGAAGTGGAAGCCGATCAGCAGCCCGCCGAGGCTGCCGCCGATCAGGATGCACAGGCCCCAGCGTCCGTCGGTGAGCACGCGCCAGTCGCCCGCCGTGAAGCGGTAGAGCAGCAGCGCGCCCGTCACCGCGACCGTGCCGGCGAGCACCGACGCCAGACGAAACACGCGCGGGAAGACCGTTGCGAGGAAGTCGCGCCGCGCCGCCCCCGTGTAGCTCGACAGGGTCGGCACCAGGATCAGGTTGATCACCAGCACCTCGCCGAGCCAGCACGACGCTGCGAGGACATGTAGTGCGCGCACGAAGACCAGCCAGTCCATTCGCCCCTCCCGGTGCGAACGTCCGCGCCGCGACCGGAGAAATTGCTGAAATTGATTACCGATTTCGACTAGTCGACGCCGCGCGGAGTGGCAAGGGCGCACCCGCCCCTGACGGCGAGCCGGCGAGTGTCGCCCGGGCGGACGCGTCGGCCGCCAGACTCCGTCGTGGACATTGCGGCGAGCGGAAGTGGCGGCGGTGGGCCAGCGACCGCCGCGCGGCCAATTCCTCCGACTCCCGCCGGCGCGTCGATGCCTCGAGCCCGCGTCCGCGAGCGCCGACCTACGAGCCGCCGCGCACGGCACGGACCGGATTGGCGTTCGGCTTGAGGTCGAGCGACGTGAAGCCGCCCTTGAACGAGACGAGCCACGCGCGCAGCGGGTCGTCCGCGTACGACGTCGAGGTCCAGTGGTCCCAGGACGCCGTGCAGCTACACGTGAGCACGGTGCAGCCGGGCGCGCACGCGGTGTCGAACTCGGGAAACGCGGCGGGGTCGGCGGCACCGAGGTTCCGCAAGCTCTCGAGCTCGAAGACGTTCGGCAGGCGCCAGTCGGTGTAGCCCGCGAAGCCCTCGCCCGCGTTGAGCGTCGCGAGGAAGACCGTCACGACCGTCCCGTTCAGCTCGGACGGCGAGCCTTCGACGCTCCAGGTGTAGATGTCGTCCACGTCGTGGATCGAGCCGTCGCGGGACTTCTTCTCCCACATGAGCCCGGTCCTGACGTCGGTGATCGTGCCGTCGCCGTTGTCGACGAAGTCGCGCGCGACACCGCGCTGCAGGTCACCGTCGCTGCCGGTGCCGTAACGGATCGTCTGTCCCGTCTTGAGTAGCGGCGCGCGCGGGAGCGCCTCGCACGTAGCCGGATCGCCCGCGCAGTCCGGAAGCGCCGCACCGCTCGTGACGGCTTCGACCACGACATCCGTGCATTGCGTCAAGTAGTCACCGAAGGCGGACGCCGTCTCGGTCACGGCGCAGCTCGCCCCGTGCCGCGCCTGCGCCCGCGCAAACGCACTGGTCAGCTTCCGCGCGCATCGCGCGAGCGCGTCCGCGCGCTGCGACGGACGGCGCATCGTCGCGTGGCGCGACTCGGCGTCGAAGCGGCACTGTACGTACGTCGCCAAGGCACGCTCGAGGTCGGCGGCGCAGCGCTCGCTGGCCGTCGGACGGCCCGCGTGCGCGGCGGTGGCGAGCAGGCAAACGAGAAGCGCCGTCAGGGCGATGGCTCGGGCTCTCACGTGCGGTCTCTCCTTCGAAGCGAAGCCCGGGCATGAGACGTCGGAGCGGGCTCTCGTCTTCTTGGCAAGCGTGAAACGCCGGTCAAGCCCAAATCCGAGCGGGATGGACGATCGGCTACGGCGTGCCGTGCGT
Coding sequences:
- a CDS encoding TonB-dependent receptor, whose amino-acid sequence is MSEPARLDSFRRYSLVALLIAPLAFAGGAPQSLAAEASAPAATPAPLAAPTPKPARAADGSTPADAGSTASPAAAADAPATDDAIVPEAFAIDEIVVSARRREESLEDVPVSVTVLSNDDLRASEVSRLDQIQQLVPSLVVARDQAGRPQFFLRGVGSPPGLLPGLAFDPGVGVYVDGVFLPRAAGQLLELVDVERIEVLRGPQGTLYGKNTVGGAIKVDTVKPGKDLAAAAMLRPGNYGSLDTRAMLNFPVDFAGLGDRMFTRVAFGSSQRDGYVWNSYRDESLSDLDSLAFLGTLRFVPADDATIDLTGSWTKNHSKQRGGQCVFRTAGAFGALLPPDPVTGETYFDACKASRPFDVQSDVASLIDSESWGTWLDARAKIDLPGLVDGLAVRSLTAVQEQTLRARIDVDMTRFFLARQSEAGGAGIGNGGPRHQRQVSQELQVTGTALDGRLPFVAGVFAEWEDGGLDADIWALPQVVNIRAKNRIDIDNWTWALFGQGTYELTPWLGLTGGLRYTQEKKGADVWWTSPFDNPTPLFADSARRVYDAWTPTASLAAKAPESLLDGTPLQHALAYFTYARGFRGGGFDAVVTPTQPDGIDPVAPEHLDSSEVGIKTSSFDRRLTLNLALYQSLYDDLQVQTIVASTNAFDPRAVVLNAASAKLRGLELEALALPMQGLSIQGSVALFHGRFTDFESVSAATGDPINRAGQRFPYVPEVQTFLAVQYSHPISPGGPSWLDGWITPRLEWYYQSDVIYIAPEVPQGTQPGYNLLNARLAYELMDGRAEVALWAKNLTDEAYFDFAFNLLPAGTLTRYYQLPRTFGAEISYRL
- a CDS encoding DUF1566 domain-containing protein, which translates into the protein MTETASAFGDYLTQCTDVVVEAVTSGAALPDCAGDPATCEALPRAPLLKTGQTIRYGTGSDGDLQRGVARDFVDNGDGTITDVRTGLMWEKKSRDGSIHDVDDIYTWSVEGSPSELNGTVVTVFLATLNAGEGFAGYTDWRLPNVFELESLRNLGAADPAAFPEFDTACAPGCTVLTCSCTASWDHWTSTSYADDPLRAWLVSFKGGFTSLDLKPNANPVRAVRGGS